The DNA region ctcgatagcttcatctcgtattggtttacgcatagcttcgtaacgcacacaactattacgctaagaataaataacagacaAACGGCTGGGTTCAGACGGAGCCGAGCGGCGTTCAcattaccccaccatacccttcggaaGCCACGcgactccaactgacaaatccacgatcatgGTGACTAAACtcactggccaatatatctggaccCGACCTTAGGAGCTTCGCTTTTCATTTGTATTTAAAAGAAGATGCCTCTATTTTCTGACAGAATGCATATTGTAGTATCTAGTAACGAAATTTTATGGTACGTATGGATTTCAAGTAATATCGTACGAAAGATCTATTTTCTAATACACGAAAGTTTGAAGTTTATACGAAGGAACGCGAATCCACGTTGACGAGTACGTAGTTGTGGTTCGGGTAATAGGAGTCTTTGCTATTGTTATAAATAAACGTCATACTTATGACCGAAAtaggatatttttaaataagtatTGCGCGAGACGGTACTTTACACTCGTTTTTTACATTTATATGTACGTGTATATACATTTGTATGTGTAAACTCGCTATTTTATCTATTAATGTATAGTATTAATGGTACAGTAATATTTACAATGTAGATAGCATCCATTTCCTCCAGTCTGATCATGTATAGAATTACAAGCCTCCCAGATGccaaattaaattcatttcattatttctttaacgaAGTTTATTATTTCCGGCAGGGCGAATTTGAAGGTTTGGCGCCCCTTTCCTCGAAATATCCCAAAATCTAtcgctttccaaaatttatcgctccccaaattttgccgcttctcaaaatttatcgcccccaaattttccacTTCTCAAAATATGCCACTCTCCAAAATTTTACCACTTCTCAAAATTGATTgcctcccaaaatttgtcgttcCCAAATTTTGCCGCTTCTCAAAATTTATCACCCCCAAATTCACCGCTCCCAAAAATTAGCCGCCCTAGGCCGCAGCCCAAGTACTTAGCCTATAACCAAATCGCCCTTGATTTCGGGATCTGGAAGGCTTGTTGATTGAGAAGTACATGCAAAACTTTTACAAGCTTATACCAATTTTACTAGAGCCTCTTTAATATTTATGATGGAAGTCTCATTTTACTGTTCTTCTCGTCGTTTGCAATCTGGTAGACTTCGAATCGATGTAAAGTAGCAAAAGCTAGCAAATATTTTACCATTGCTGCGCAAGTGCTACGGTTCAGCTGCACCGTTCCTGTAATTGTTACAACGCGAGAATGCAACGATGATAATTTTGTACTTACAAGGTTTCCCGAGACTCTACGCATTGTATATTGTATATAATTTATATCGTGCATGAATTTGTACATTACAGCTGCAGCGCCTCGCTGTAGCGCAAACTTCGTTCGTATTAAGCCCCGAATTCTTAACTCGCAAAGTTTCTAAGCATTCGTGTAATATCTAATTCTTGATGTGTAAAAATAAACAATACTTTGTGTCGGTAAGTTATTTATTTCGCATAGCGGTACATCGGGCAATTCGTGTACTTACATTTCCACGCGAAATATATCAAtagcttagtgcacaaatattgtatatccactttttgtgaaattcgaaTTTTTCTTCGCCGTTTCttcatgctgtataaaaatcacatttacatCTGCTTcctaaatttctcaaaaataatatttttctgtaaacccgtttttctcgaaaacgctaaaagtggacattcaATACTTGCGCACTAAGCCATGGAATAATAACCATATATcatgtacaaaaatattcaaaaggtATAAAACTACATCTGATATAAAAAATAgcgtataataaataatactgcAACAAAGAGCTCAGGGGTACTAGCCCTCGTGAGCAATAATCTTCTCTTTGCGGCTGGCTCcccatttatatttattactgCCAGACTTTCCCTTGACACGGTGACAAGGCACCAACAGCGCGACATTGTTCTTCATTACTGCGTTGCCAACAGCACGCGAAGCTTTTGGGTTTCCAATAATCATGGCGACTTGCTCATAAGTGATAGTTGTAGCCCGCGGTATTTGCATCAAGGATTCCCAAACCTTCGTTTGGAACTCTGTGCCCTTCAGGAGGACCGAAAGGGAATCGTCCAGAGACGCCGCGCAGACATTGCGCACGATTGAATTAGTGATGCTGCTGGTATCTTCTACTAAATCAGTAAGAGGCCACACGCTCTTCAAAACAGCCAGTGCTTCTTCGTTCCCCTTGTCCACGAATGCCAAATACGCTACAGCTCCGTCGGTGCTCGTGATGCCCACCAAACAGTCTCCATAGGGTGTTGAGTGAAAGCCGTAAATTATTTTGAACTTGGCATGATTTACTTTGTACTCTTGTGGTGTCATGTTTCGAACTAGCACCATCCTGTTTAGTAGTTATAGGTACTAGGAGAAGAACAGTAAGTTAACGTTGGTgtagaaataatatttgaacCTTATCCATGCATACAAAGTTCCAAACCCACTGCTCAAGCTTATAAATCTAAGTCCGTCTAAGAGTATCCCAGTGAAGTGGGAACTGAAGCTCGCTATGACGACTTGTCTTCGGGAATACTACGTACATAGGTATCGATTCAAACTAATACATGGTAGACTTAAATACTACGTATAAATCTCTGGAACTACATGTTCTCTCCTGCAGGAGAGTAAACATTTCTTTCGATGCCGGAACTGCGTCGATCGATTTATGTAAGGCTGCGaagatttctttatttattcattgatGTGCTTTGCGAGCTTACAGAGATGCTATGAATTATTATCTGCTCATAATTTGATATTAGAAGTGCTAAGTAGTATTCCATTGGGGCTCGAAAAATCTTTTCGAACGATCCCTGAATTACCTACGTAGCCACTTGGACTAGGAAATTCTTGAAAGTTATTAGGAACGTAGGATGTAGGTGTAGGTCGATCGAGGAGGTTAGAGAGCGAGAGGGGCAGCGTGTGCGATGAGGATGGGGATAATAGATGACGTCCCGTAACTTTGGTTATGCGAGCCTGATACTTTTTCGCTCCTGGTGGCAGAGAAGCGTGACGCGAGGAGGTAGCTGTTAGAGCGAGAGGGGGATATTAGGAACGGGCGGGGTTTTTTAAGTtgtttatgttttattgtttttccgGTGTTTTAAAGCAGGATGGCgattcaagcttatttttgcttgtaTTACCCAACGAACTATATATATAGTACCATACTTttatttccctcctctctccgtcgggtcccagcagcagcagcagcgcaccgggagaaaaagatgggtctcccatctttccccagtacaccgccccgtgatgcttaaacttcggtgatctaacgagaaccggtgttttccatcattttttttttttaaattttgtttattggaTGTCATGTATAATCATTAAGAACAAAGACACCAAAAACGAATCGTACAAAAATTTGCCATCCACTTGGTGGGACTTCGATCCTCTCTATGTTTGGTGTTTGGTGTTTGTTTCAAAGtatatggttcaaatctggcaactcaattttcacccacttccatGAGTCcaattgccttgaaactttttaggCTTGCGAGGGTgtgatgaaaatacattattttataaaaaaagtcagagatgaaaagagaaaaaaagaaaaaatgcactaaaaactaaaaaatacttcttttcttgtactacaatttcgatggtgttttctcactttaaataaaatcgtggtgctGCATTAAATTGATTcgtattctgttatgaaatatcccgcgccactattttatttaaagtgagaaagcaccatcgaaattgtagtagaaGAAAATTTGTAGTGCATTTGTAGTAAAATCCTTTAaggtaaaatgtttttttttttatatatttcttcccCTATTAAAAGCCACTCGGCGCGTCAGCAATTCTCCAAACATTACTCTAATTTCTGGCCCGCGGAGATAAAAAGGCTCGCCATCTCTGAGTCCTATACTATCTCCGAATCGCGCATGTGTGCAGAACGGGTTGACCAGCGACGGGCCGCTTTCGAATATTTCCATAGAATCTCCTCGGTGTCCGGCGACGTTCGTAGCCGTCTGGTGGTGCGGCGAAGAAATGGCCTCGTAGTTGCCCGAGTCCGCCACGTTACGGCTTATCGCCGCTGATTCCGCCGTTAACGTTCGCACTGGCCACGAGAGCGAGGTACACCGACAGTCGGCTGGCGTTAACCTGGTTAACTGGTCTCGGCGA from Andrena cerasifolii isolate SP2316 chromosome 13, iyAndCera1_principal, whole genome shotgun sequence includes:
- the Agt gene encoding O-6-alkylguanine-DNA alkyltransferase, yielding MVLVRNMTPQEYKVNHAKFKIIYGFHSTPYGDCLVGITSTDGAVAYLAFVDKGNEEALAVLKSVWPLTDLVEDTSSITNSIVRNVCAASLDDSLSVLLKGTEFQTKVWESLMQIPRATTITYEQVAMIIGNPKASRAVGNAVMKNNVALLVPCHRVKGKSGSNKYKWGASRKEKIIAHEG